A stretch of DNA from Xiphophorus maculatus strain JP 163 A chromosome 8, X_maculatus-5.0-male, whole genome shotgun sequence:
acggccgccggaccgcctccgtggttcccgcttccagcgccgcggacggccgccggaccgcctccgtggttcctgCCTCCAGCGCTGCGGACGGCcaccggaccgcctccgtggttcccgcctccagcgccacGGACGACCGCCGGAcgaccgccggaccgcctccgtggttcccgcctccagcgccacGGACAACCGctggaccacctccgtggttcccgcctcctttgcctccgcccaccctgtgggtagttttttgtttgtttttggactcttggccctttCTGTGCCTCCGCCCACTccgttgggttgttttttgttattttggacTCTGGCCcgccgtccagcgcccctccacccacccttgttgtgttttttgttttgttttttttgggcatctggtagccgcccttgaggggggggggggggggggggtactgtcatgttctgtgttgtctgtgtatttaattagagttttctgtgtccccgagtctttgtgttgtcctgtcttccccttgattgttcccaggtgtgtctcgtttctgtgattactccctgtgtatttaaccccacctgtgttccttgttcctcgttgGGTCCTTGTCAGTTCTGCGTTGTTGTCGCACCAGTTTGTCTTTATGTCCCTCGTTTATCCTGTCGCTACCGACGTTGAGCCCAGGActccgctcagtcgtgctgccaggttttgtggactttgtttttggactgttaCTTTCTGGATATCACCATTAAACTATCATCTTCTCATTTCAACCCGAGTCtcaagcgtctgcctcaccaccgtTTCTTGACACTTTgagtgttttgaagtgtttgcaGAAACTCTGGAAGCGGCCTGCTGAGGAGTGAAAAAGGAGGATACCATGAACGAGACATTCCGGTGTTGATTGCCTAGATCAGGGATGGCCAACCCACGGCTCGCAAGCCGCATGCGGCTCCTTGACCGGTTCCATGCGGCTCTTACGTTTATATAGTCGCATTCCACCAGACGTGCAACAATGACGAAAAGTAGTCAATGAACTGTCAATTATTGACCAGCAGCACGCCATTACTGTTGGCCGTAACCacgcaaaaacaacacaaacaaaaaacagtctttGTTTCTCTTGCAGCCTTACTCTTTCCAGTCATTCGCCATCTGCTCTCACACAAACCTCCGCTCACCCCTCACTCTCACTCCCCCGCCCCCTCGCTCTCTCATCCATCCTGATATATTCGCGGACAGTGGGAAATCATACACTCTAATTTTAATCTCTAAACAGCGTAACATCCAGTAACATTTAGCACATACTGTAGGGTCGCTATAATATCCATGTTTCGCTTTGTTTGAGTGCAATACGGTATTTTCTTCAAATGTGCATGTGCTCAGTTTTTCAGTAAGAGTAAAATCATTTGAGTAAACCTTTCGCGCTCAAAATGACAGGGAAAAAATGCACAGGAAAACGAAAATATGAAGATGAACACAGGACGTTTTTGACAGAGTGggagaatttatatttttttgttgaacgTAGTGGAAAGCCATTCTGCCTTATATGTCAGGTGTCCTTGTCGCATTTTAAGGGTTCAAACCTTCAGCGCCACCTCAGCCCACTACATGCTAACATCGACCAGGAATTTCCAAAGGGGGCTGAACTTCGCAAGCACAAGTTGGTTACCTTGAAAAGTCAGACAGAAAAGCAGGcaaagtttttccaaaaatttatAAAGCACTCAGAGACTGTACACTTGCATCATATCAACTGGCTTGGAACATTGCACGGGCCAAAAAGCCATACAATGAAGGGGAGTTCATTAAAAAAGGCCTCTGTGACGTGAAATTTTGTCTCCTGAAAACgttaaactaaaatgaatggTATCAGATGTCCAACTGTCCCGCCACACTGTTGAGCACAGAATATCAGACATTAACATGGCTATTCAGTCACAGTTGCACTCTGATCTTCAAGCTTGTGAGTATTTTAGTGTTGCATTGGATGAGAGTTGTGACATACAAGACAAGGCTCAGTTGGCAATATTTGTACGGTCTGTGTCAAACGATTGTTTGATCACAGAGGAACTCCTTGATATCATGCCATTACAAGACAGAACCCGTGGCATAGATGTGAAAGATTCAATGATGGATGCATTTGTGAAAGCAAATCTGCCCATAGCGAAACTAACTGCAATAGCCACAGATGGGGCGCCAGCCATGATCGGATCTGTGAATGGGCTTCTGGGGCTGTGCAAAGCTGACCAAACATTTCCAGAGTTTTGGAATTTCCACTGCATCATACACAGGGAGCAACTTGTGTCTAAATCATTGAATTTAGACAGTGTCATGAAGCCTGTGATGGAAATCGTCAACTACATCCGTACACATGCGCTTCACCACCGACAATTCAAGAATTTCATCGCTGAGCTGGAACAAGGGCTTCCAGGTGACCTGCCGCTACACTGCACTGTAAAGTGGCTGTCAAAAGGCCAGGTATTCTCTCGCTTCTTCCAGCTTTTGGATGCTGTGAAAGTGTTCATGGAAGAGAAGAACAAGGTCTATCCTGAGCACTCAGACCTCAAGTGGGTTATGGATCTAGCCTTTTTGGTTTGACATGCTGTGTCACTTGGACAAACTGAACCTGACCTTGCAGGGTAAATTAAAAATGCTGCCTGACCTGGTGCAAAGTGTGTTTGCATTTGTCAACAAACTGAATTTGTTCAAGGCGCACATTCAAAAGggaaatttaacacattttcctACTCTACTAAAAGCCAGCGGGCAGGTCACCAGCGCCACCCTGAACAAGCAAAGAGCCAGATATGCAACACTGGTTGAAAACCTGCATGAAAGCTTTGTGGCCCGGTTCCGTGGTCTACAACTGAAAAGGCCCCAGATTACATTCCTTGTCGACCCATTTAATGCTGAGACAGACTGTTTCAAAGCCCCGCTAGTCATAGATGAGTGTGCGGCTGAGTTGGAGATGATTGATCTTCGTGAGGAGGACCAACTGAAACCTGCTTTAAAGGAAGGGACCATTGAGTTCTGGAAACATGTTCCAATGGAAAAAATATCCCAATGTCAAACAAGCTGCACTTAAGATACTGTCAATGTTTGGGTCAACATATGTCTGCGAGTCTGTGTTTTCTACCCTGAAACATGTGAAATCGAAGCATCGGTCTGTTCTGACCGACATCCATGTCTAAGAATTGCTTCGAGTGACAACAACGGAGTACAAGCCAGATCTGAACAGGATTGTTCGAGACAAGGAATGCCAGAAGTCCCATTAAATAACACATGTAATGcacataataaaagaaaaaatttattgtaaattgttctattattgtttgtttatttggttaAACAGAGTTTGTTTGCATGAGAAAGTGCACAGTGTTCATTGTTGAAAATGTCTGGCCTGTGGTCTTTGTAGTGTTAAAATAGTGTGtgaaatttacaataaatctgGCTGAGCAAAAGTATGAGTATGAGGAAGGGATGGGTTGATGTTCATGTGTTCCCATGCATATGATGTGGCTCTTGGTCTTTGTCTGGTTGGAGGAACTGCAAACCTATAGTCTTATCTTATGAAATATGCTTTTGAATATTGTATGAATGAGTTGTATTCATGTGAGTatgcagctgttttctgctcctcctccctccaGGGCTGCACACTGTCATGTAACTAGGGAGTTCCTAATTCTAATAAAAGCAGGGCAAGACTCAGTTGAAGCTTCAGAGCATAGGCAGAAATCTGTAACTGGGTTTCAACTGTGCTCTCCCTGCAGGTAAAACTAAATTCTGAATCTTGTCTCTTCTTTGAGAGGTGTTTAGGTAATTTAGACCTAACACATTACTTCGGCTGAATCATGATAAACTGCATTGTTAtgccttaaaacaaaaatagcaaaaactggCTCTGTTGCTTTCATAGACTTAGCTCCTTTTTTGTCGAATGTGGccaatatttcaattatttttaactaacttttactttaataagaagagtttgaaactggAGGGGCTGAGTGTTACCACTAGCCAACATGTGAGCCGAGAGCAGAGGGGCTATTGAAGCTGATagtaatacaaaataaagtatgTCTTTATTTATCATCATCTTCAAtgtagagcctttaaaaccacaaaataaaatctgaatatttttctaggAAATTCTGGTGCTCAGCTTTAAGTTCAAGTTATGATACTTCCCAAATATTCAGTTTCTACATATTTATAGGTTCTCAGTTGTCcaggacattaaaaaaaaccacttGTTGCACATCCTATCACAGTTCCACTCTGGAATTCACTGAGTTTCTGAGAGCAAcacattctttcacaaatgtttgtaaaaacagtttACATGCTTAGGTGCTTACTTTCATACACCTGTGGCCATGGAAGTTATTGGAACACCTGATTACAATCATTTAAATGCATggtcaaatactttttcaatcTCTGCTAGCAGCTAGTGGATAGAAATAACTAGCATCGAGAAAattttacctgagagtttccaggttgcagtttcgactcttcagtccagcagagagaagcttcactcctgaatcctgcaggttgttgttactcaggtccagttctctgagactggaggactgggagctgagaactgaggacagagcttcacagcttctctctgagaggttacagtcactcagtctgaggagacagggagaaaatctgttatttaaaaattccTCAAAATTGATGTTCTTTCAAAtcatcaatgtttttattggacAGAGAAGGAACTATCTTATTTTACACAACCTTTgtatttgttgtgaactggttcATTCTATAGTTGGACATCCAGCCTCAAAGGACTGAACTACAGGTAACAAGGAGGTTGGAAATAGCATTATACATTTTCACAATTAACTATACTAATCCAATTTCAATTTTAACAGTGGAGAGGTTTTGCTGCTTTAATATGTAACACTATGTCCAGCTGCTGAAGGAAGTCTGTTTCTATTTTGCGCAACACCCCCAATGAAGAGAAAATGCACCAATATATAAACTGCAACATGAATATTTACCTCATAATTAGCAGATTTCTATCTATGAAAAATACAGTAACAATCTGTGTGCTTACAGAGCTTTGTTGGAGTCTTTAACCACTGGCAGCAGCCTCAGAAGAACATTCTCTGAAGCagagtatttcttcaggtcaaacacatccagatcttttcctgatgacactaagatgaaacccagagctgaccactgagcaggagacagtttatctgtggagagacttcctgaactcagagactgttggatctccttcactagagaacgatcattcagttcattcagacagtggaacagattgatgcttttctccGCAGACACATTCTCATTGATCTTCTCCTTGATGTACTGAAATGTTTCCTGATTGGTCTGTGAcctacttcctgtctgtgttAGCAGACCTTTTAAGAGTCTCTGATTggtctgcagtgaaagtccGAGGAGGAAGCGGAGGAACAAGTCCAGGTGTCCATTTGGACTCTGTAAGGCCTGGTCAACAGCTTTCTGATGGAGAGATTTTAGGTCAGATTTATTAAGTAATGAAGATTTCTTaaatctttgtgtttctttcatcaTGTCAGAACCAGAGTTTATAAAGGTCAGgtgaacatgaagagcagccaaaaactcctgaacactcagatggatgaagcagaacaccttgtcctggtacagccctctctcctctttaaagatctctgtgaacactcctgagtacactgaggctgctctgatattgatgccacactctgtcaggtctgattgatagaagatcaggtttcctttctgcagctgatcaaaagccagttttcccagagactCAATCATCGTCCTGCTCTCTGGACACCAGTGGGgatctgtttcagctcctccatcatacttgaccttcttcactttggtctgaactaccaggaagtggatgtacatctcagtcagggtTCTGGGaagctctcctccctctctggtctccaacacatcctccagaactgtagcagtgatccagcagaagactgggatgtggcacatgatgtggaggcttcgtgatgtcttcatgtgggagatgatccttTTGGCCTGCTGCttatctctgaatctcttcctgaagtactcctccttctgcgGGTCattgaaccctctgacctctgttacCATGTCAACACACTGaggagggatctgattggctgctgcagatcgtgtggttatccagaggagagcagagggaagcagtttccccctgatgaggtttgtcagcagaacatccactgaggtggactctgtagcatcagtcaggatctccttgttgtggaagtccagaggaagtcgactctcatccagaccatcaaagatgaacagaacctggaagtgttcaaagctgcagatttctttggtttcactAAAGAAGTGATGAACAAGTTTcaccaagctgaactttttctctttcagcacattcagctctctgaacgtgaatggaaatatgaactggatgttctggtgggctttgtcttcagcccagtccagagtgaacttttgtgttaggactgttttcccaatgccagccactccctttgtcatcactgttctgattggttgatctcttccaggtgggactataaaaatgtcttcttgtctgattgttgtttctggtctgtgtggtttcctggatgctgtttcaatctgtctgacctcatgttcatcattgacctctccagtccctccctctgtgatgtagagctctgtgtagatctggttcagaagggttggacttcctgctttagcaatcccctcaaacacagactggaacttcttcttcagaccagatttaagttgatgttgacaaactgcagcaggacgttctaaaaaaaacaaaaagtaaactcAAGAACTagataaaatcattttctgaagatgttttgcataaattagaattagaattagaattcaactttactgtcattgcactgtcacaagtacaagcaacgagatgtagtccATAAGGTTAAACCTTTGTAGAAATCCTCTTACTGTTGTCCAGATGGTcagccagctcctcctgcttcatcctcctcaggaagttcagtgtgatcttcatcactgcctctctgctgctcctcctctgctcttcatcctcaccTTCCAACACCTCATCATCTCTCTGACTCTCTGAGCATTCAGGATCATTTAGACTCAGAATCTTATGGATCTTCTTCAGCTCGTTCTTCAGAAAAGCGACAATGTTGTCCTCCAGCATCTGGAATAGAATAATAGATGAAGGaaacatcagactgaaatcatggagccaaacaccagatggatgtttgacAGACTGACAGTCCTCAGGTCTACAAAGTGCAGCATGGAGATGACTGTGAACAGAACTCATAGAAAAGTTGTTGTTCATGTACAGACCATAAATATGGAGTCCAGTTGTGTTTGATGCTGCTGGGCAGACGGACAACTGTgaacctctgagctctgctggtccactctgtggaggaaccaggaacaATTAGGAAGTCAGAAAATATTCATCCAGCAGTATTCAGTAATGAAATCACCAAGaatttcacattaaatgtacttgaggcagaaaaacagagcatcatatgaacaaaatggagtgaagttaaaaagaggaagatgaactACAAGGATGAAGAGCAGTAACACCAAAATTacctagaagacattttaaaaggttgatGCTGAACTTGGACTTCAAACAGTCCAAACTGTTATTAGATCTGATGCTGGTGGAGACAGTTTCCCAGTGCTTGGGGACAGTGGAAGTGAAGGCTCTGTCCACACAGGTCTTCCGGACAGTGTGGGACATCCATCAGGTTCTGATGACTAGATCTGAGGTGATGTGGACATGGAGGAGGTGTGagatatgtgggtgtgtgtccaTGTGGGGTCCTCTTTGTCTTTCAGCATTAATCTGTGTTTAATCAGACTTAGAGACTAATCCAAATATAAACCTAGAAATGAAATTGGTACaataatgttttgttatcactcttacattagtagttttactaaattgtttttcttttaaaggtttaGTGTTCTCAGCCCAGTGAGGAGGAATTTGTTAAACTGCgtgaaagacaaaacttgatttttcccttaaccttgaacatgttttctgcagctgtttccCTTTCTACTGAAATACTCCTTACTTGTGAGACTGCCTGTGTGTAGAATGTAGTTTCTGTGTTCCTCCTTCCTTGTTATCAGAATAGCCCTTTTCTGTTAAGATCACTCTCCCACATCCCATTCACTCCTTCCatgtgttaataaaaagacaagcgCTGCAGCAGAGTGTGGGAACGCACAATGAGCGGCTTGAAGAAGCAGTTTTCTGTGTCTTCCCCCTTTTGCAAACCTTGGTTGAAAACTAAAAACGTTGTTTGTGGTTCTCTTTTATGTAAGTCgagaaaatacctatcagaAATTTACTTctgcctttgtgtttctgtgttaatattaatatttgattaaataaatgagtctgtttcatttggaaaaattaaGCTGAtgctaaacagaagaaaatgcagttaaatgtttgtgggtcaaaggtcatgtcaACATGATAGTTTATGTGTCTTGATTGAAAAGTGAGTTCATTATGGGTCATTTCTGTCCCCGTTATTCATCAGCAGTAATTGGGTGATTCTCTGAATTTGGTACATTTTGGCGtctcagattatttaaaaatataccacaataaattatgtttttgatcaCTGCATCTAATGAAGGACTCTTTAAACCTCCAGGAAAATATGTCTCCCCACCTTATTCATGAAATCCCAAACAGTATTAAGAATTTGTTACTTAGGTTGCTTTAAATTCAACCCCATAACAGGACAATTTCATTCCTCTATGAGTAAAACTctaacataattaaactaattctTCCAGTTTCTTTTAGATGACCTGTCCCTTGATATTAATGTATATCTTATTTGATTTAGAATCATAATAATTAGACTGATAAGTAGAATATGGCAACTTGATGTAAAAGCTCttttcataaatcataaaaatatactttaaaataaacattaaatcaggttttaatgtttctgaatcattctttaaactttgcataCAGTCCAACAAATATTAGTctaatatttgctgttattataaAAAATCATAACAATGTATCAAGTAACGGTTGAACCCATTGTAACAGTTGACCAGACTGTAACGGGGTTGAagatttttactaaaagttGCCATAAGTCCACATTAGCTAGGTTATGGAGCAACATATGATATGATGAAAACAAGAATTAATATGTTTCAAAGaccattctttattttttcccagaCAACAATAATTATCATTTACATGCCTAAAGGTGTTGAAAGGTTGAGCTTGACAATGACaatgtttggataaaaaataataaaatatcgGTAAGAAACTATATTAACACTTAAATCTCTTTACAGTGTGAGAAGGAAAAAACTTaagtgatgtcacttccaggGTGCTGAGGaaattggactgaaccattatttataaaaaggatGGATTGGTCTGCTGTTACAGggttaaacaaaactggagggacatgattaaaaagtgatattttataaataattcttggatttttctcatatttctattatttagattaaagtataccataaaatgtttaaaattgtacaaataAGTTGTAGTTACTGgttagtttaatttgttttatattcagtgaaaaattaacattggtCAGTGGGGACATGCTCATTTGGCTGACCTCTACACTTCAACAACCCATCAaatctttcaaaaaatattttaaaaaatatatttgtatgttATATTACCAAGACACATGGATATTTCCATTACttgagttttctttaaaaatgttggttgcatgatatgaaaatatttgagataAATCTGTGAGACACAAAATGCACCGAATTCAGAGAATGACCCAGTTGCTTATTTATGGTGTCAGTTAGAGATCATCTGGTTCTGAAAGATATCCACAtgagatattttttatcttaactgtGGAAATGGTTAATAATCCACTATGTTGGATGATGTTTGAACCACAAAGATGAAActttaatcataaaattaattcataaaagcctttttctttcagcattactctgtctggaaaataaattaaatttagatttagagaacaatccaaatatcaatctagaaattaaattcacttctgccttttgtgtttgtgtgttaaattaatattggaTGGTCAtaataacagatataaacagaacagttacagcagttagaaacagctcacctctctgatggtggagatccaggagatttaaagttATAGGGATCATCCATTGACCTGTCACT
This window harbors:
- the LOC111609496 gene encoding NACHT, LRR and PYD domains-containing protein 12-like, encoding MDDPYNFKSPGSPPSERVDQQSSEVHSCPSAQQHQTQLDSIFMMLEDNIVAFLKNELKKIHKILSLNDPECSESQRDDEVLEGEDEEQRRSSREAVMKITLNFLRRMKQEELADHLDNKRPAAVCQHQLKSGLKKKFQSVFEGIAKAGSPTLLNQIYTELYITEGGTGEVNDEHEVRQIETASRKPHRPETTIRQEDIFIVPPGRDQPIRTVMTKGVAGIGKTVLTQKFTLDWAEDKAHQNIQFIFPFTFRELNVLKEKKFSLVKLVHHFFSETKEICSFEHFQVLFIFDGLDESRLPLDFHNKEILTDATESTSVDVLLTNLIRGKLLPSALLWITTRSAAANQIPPQCVDMVTEVRGFNDPQKEEYFRKRFRDKQQAKRIISHMKTSRSLHIMCHIPVFCWITATVLEDVLETREGGELPRTLTEMYIHFLVVQTKVKKVKYDGGAETDPHWCPESRTMIESLGKLAFDQLQKGNLIFYQSDLTECGINIRAASVYSGVFTEIFKEERGLYQDKVFCFIHLSVQEFLAALHVHLTFINSGSDMMKETQRFKKSSLLNKSDLKSLHQKAVDQALQSPNGHLDLFLRFLLGLSLQTNQRLLKGLLTQTGSRSQTNQETFQYIKEKINENVSAEKSINLFHCLNELNDRSLVKEIQQSLSSGSLSTDKLSPAQWSALGFILVSSGKDLDVFDLKKYSASENVLLRLLPVVKDSNKALLSDCNLSERSCEALSSVLSSQSSSLRELDLSNNNLQDSGVKLLSAGLKSRNCNLETLSLSGCLVSEEGCASLASALTSNPSHLKELDLSYNHPGDSGVKLLLAGLKDPHWRLEALRVEPAGVPFLTPGLRKYSCQLTIDTNTVYRKLKLSKDNRKVTYEELQSYPDHPDRFDYWSQLLCKTGLTGRCYWEVEWRGEVYISVSYRRIRRKGYSGDCLFGWNNHSWSLRCSVYGYSVWHNNRETRLSSSSVSNRVAVYVDCPAGILSFYRVSSDSLILLHTFNTTFTEPLIPGFRFWWYSSGSSVFLC